From one Eucalyptus grandis isolate ANBG69807.140 chromosome 9, ASM1654582v1, whole genome shotgun sequence genomic stretch:
- the LOC104420278 gene encoding wall-associated receptor kinase-like 1, producing the protein MFQILLLLGSFLLHKQAALADLQTCCTQRCGDVAISFPFGIGSGCFLDEWYEIDCQNDTVPILNKANLRVLDLLLPDIREKRNGMINVSLPITYSSNVSCGSDGSSTPLSLKGSQFVFSASQNEFAAVGCNIHARMDDAEPINITCGKDNSTVRNATCSGSNGYCQTNITSVFQAFTIDFQPYNKTAGENECNYAFLGDKSLFTSSVMDFNKLRASGHFAAVLEWGIANSSKTALEIYKYGSIFDASYNCSSVSFDSAYPMAMPFLQCVCSPGFSGNPYIKDDCKAGKYISPAYSPKPDLPAKSPTSSAKTDLPAKSLTPSAIPDLAPTKKSGTKKSAFLVKVGGAAGAGIGALLLCLFSWSLYKYIKKRKETKLKEKYFKCNGGLLLERELLTPEGNVEKSKLFNFKDLGKATDNFDNSRILGQGGQGIVYKGMLTDGKIVAIKKSMAIDKRKIEQFINEVLILSQINHRNVVKLLGCCLETEVPLLVYEFIPNGTLYQYLHDPNVESPISWDTRLRIATEIAGALFYLHSAASIPIYHRDIKSTNILLDEKYHAKVADFGTSKSISLDKTHVTTLVQGTFGYLDPEYFRSSQFTDKSDVYSFGVVLVELLTRQKPISSQREEEGRSLAMYFIISVEENRLFDIVDAHVLKEGKMGEIASVANLAKRCLDLNGRNRPTMKEVAMELEGIRKTQYPPDIQQNQENCEATESHDAVFTSSNSSIDTNVYIFGCADTLS; encoded by the exons ATGTTTCAGATTCTTCTGCTTCTAGGATCATTTTTGCTTCATAAACAAGCAGCGCTAGCAGATCTTCAGACTTGTTGCACACAAAGATGTGGTGACGTTGCCATTTCCTTTCCCTTCGGGATTGGAAGTGGGTGTTTCCTCGATGAGTGGTACGAGATCGACTGCCAGAATGACACTGTCCCGATACTGAACAAGGCCAACTTGAGGGTGCTCGACCTTTTGCTACCTGATATCCGTGAGAAAAGGAACGGCATGATCAACGTCAGTCTTCCAATAACCTACTCGTCAAATGTGAGCTGCGGCAGCGATGGAAGCTCCACACCTTTGAGCTTGAAAGGCAGCCAGTTTGTCTTCTCTGCTTCACAAAACGAATTTGCTGCCGTCGGTTGCAATATACATGCTCGGATGGATGACGCAGAGCCTATTAACATAACTTGCGGAAAAGACAACAGCACTGTTAGGAACGCCACTTGTTCAGGCAGTAACGGATACTGTCAAACCAACATTACCTCGGTTTTTCAGGCTTTCACCATCGATTTCCAGCCATACAATAAAACAGCAGGAGAAAATGAATGCAATTATGCCTTCTTGGGAGATAAGTCGCTGTTCACGTCTTCGGTCATGGACTTCAATAAGTTGAGGGCGAGCGGGCATTTCGCAGCTGTCCTAGAATGGGGGATAGCAAATTCCTCAAAAACTGCGTTAGAGATTTACAAATACGGCTCCATCTTCGACGCATCCTACAACTGCAGTTCAGTCAGCTTCGATTCTGCATATCCCATGGCGATGCCCTTTTTGCAGTGTGTTTGCAGCCCGGGCTTCTCTGGTAACCCCTATATAAAAGATGATTGCAAAG CTGGCAAATATATAAGTCCGGCCTACTCCCCCAAACCCGACCTTCCTGCAAAAAGTCCGACCTCCTCCGCCAAAACTGACCTTCCTGCAAAAAGTCTGACCCCCTCCGCCATACCTGACCTTGCTCCAACGAAGAAAAGTGGAACAAAGAAAAGTGCGTTTCTCGTCAAAG TGGGCGGGGCTGCCGGGGCAGGCATTGGGGCACTACTCTTGTGTCTTTTCTCATGGAGTTTGTACAAATacatcaagaagagaaaagaaaccaAGCTTAAAGAGAAGTACTTCAAATGCAATGGTGGTCTTTTGTTGGAAAGAGAGCTTTTGACACCAGAAGGCAATGTTGAGAAAAGCAAATTGTTCAACTTCAAAGATTTAGGGAAGGCCACTGATAATTTCGATAACAGTAGGATACTTGGGCAAGGTGGACAGGGTATTGTTTACAAAGGAATGTTAACAGATGGAAAAATAGTtgcaattaaaaaatcaatggcGATAGACAAGAGAAAAATCGAACAGTTCATAAATGAAGTCCTCATTCTCTCACAAATCAATCACAGAAATGTGGTTAAGTTATTGGGGTGTTGCTTGGAAACAGAAGTTCCGCTTTTGGTATATGAGTTTATACCAAATGGGACTCTATACCAATATTTACATGACCCAAATGTAGAGTCACCTATATCGTGGGACACACGCCTACGAATTGCAACTGAAATCGCAGGAGCCTTATTCTACTTGCATTCAGCAGCCTCTATTCCCATTTATCATCGAGACATCAAGTCCACCAATATCCTCTTGGATGAGAAGTATCATGCAAAAGTGGCAGATTTTGGTACTTCCAAGTCTATTTCCCTCGATAAAACTCATGTAACCACATTAGTGCAGGGGACTTTCGGCTACCTAGATCCTGAGTATTTTCGATCAAGCCAATTTACAGACAAAAGCGATGTGTATAGCTTCGGAGTCGTCCTTGTTGAACTCTTAACAAGACAAAAGCCAATCTCATCccagagggaagaagaaggaagaagcctTGCAATGTATTTCATAATTTCGGTGGAAGAGAATCGCTTGTTTGACATTGTTGACGCTCATGTGTTGAAAGAAGGTAAGATGGGAGAGATTGCATCGGTTGCTAACCTTGCAAAGAGGTGCTTAGACCTAAACGGGAGGAACCGGCCTACAATGAAAGAAGTGGCAATGGAGTTGGAGGGGATAAGGAAGACCCAATATCCTCCGGACATACAGCAAAATCAAGAGAACTGTGAGGCAACTGAATCTCATGATGCTGTCTTTACATCTAGCAACTCAAGCATTGACACGAATGTCTACATTTTCGGGTGTGCAGACACTCTTTCCTAG